The DNA segment ATTCTAGCGGACTGCATTAATAAATACTTAGCAAAGGTAATTAATTATGAATTTTAAAAATATCATAGAGAGTTTCGCGGTAAATTACGCACATAAATCGATACAAAAATCTCTCTATAATGAATTTAATATAAAAATTTTAAACGATAACCAAACTTACATAAAGACACCAGATCCTAAAAAGAGCTATATGCTTTACGCTCACGTGCCGTTTTGTCATACGTTTTGCCCGTATTGCTCGTTTCACAAATACCACTATGAGCAGGAGTTGGCCAAAATTTACTTTGAAAATTTACGCACAGAAATGAGGCAAATTAAAGACGCTGGATTTGATTTTAGCTCGATGTATGTTGGCGGAGGCACGACGCTTATAAATGAGCCAGAGCTTGAAAAAACGCTTATTTTGGCAAAAGAGCTTTTTAATATAACTGAAATTTCGGCAGAGAGCGACCCAAATCATATCTCGCTAGAGAGTCTTACTAGGTTTAATGGGCTTATTGATCGCCTAAGTGTCGGCGTGCAAAGCTTTGATGATGATATTTTGAAAAAAGTTGGCAGATATGAGAAATTTGGAAGTGCAAAAGAGGTTCAAAAACGTCTAGAAAAGGCTATCGGTATGCTTCCAGTAATCAGCCTTGATCTTATTTTTAACCTGCCAAATCAAACAAGAGAGCAACTCATAAACGATATAAATGTCGCAAAAGCAGTATCTCCAGAGCAGATTACTCTATATCCATTGATGAAGTCAGAGCTTACACGCGAAAATATCGCTCGTTCTCTTGGTGTTTCAAGTGTTGATAATGAGCGTGAATTTTATGAGATTATAGTTAGTGAGTTTGCAAAAGGTGGCTACTATCAGAGCAATGCTTGGGCTTTTTCAAACCAAAGCTCGGCAGATATGCGTGATGAGTATGTTGGTTCAAACCACGAATATGTCGGTATCGGAAGTGGGGCATTTAGCTTTTTAAATGGCGAACTTATTATAAACGCGTTTAATCTTCTTGAGTATGGCAGAAAGGTAAAAGAGGGCAAAAGCACGGTTATAGCAAAGTGCGGATTTAGCAAAAAAGAGCGATTAAAATATATCTTTTTAACAGAGCTTTTTGACGGCTGTGTAGATGTGGCAAAATACAACTCAAACAACAACGCAAATATCCATAAAGAGCTATTTGTAGAGCTAAATTTACTAAAAATAGTAAACGCCATATATGAAGAAAATGGTTGCATTAAGCCTACATTTTTTGGAAGGTATATCTGCTTGGTGCTTATGCGAGATTTTTATGCTGGTATGGATAAGGTTAGAGCGTTATTTAAAGACGACGCAAGGATAAAACGTGGTAAAAATTTACACGTAATGAGCGAAAATACCGAAGTTGATTACGAGCAGGTTGTAAGTAGACCAAAAGTGGCTATATGAAGCTGTTAAACGCTCTTTTTGTCGGTGCTTTGCTGACGTTCGCTCTAGTTTTTATGCTCTTTGTTGGGCTTTGGAATAACTATTTTAAATTTTATGGTGTTGATGAGTATTTTAATGCCATTTTTGTTGATAATGTCCCATTTTTATGGCTTTTGCCGGTTTATATGTTTGTGGGATATGCGATTTTTTATGCACCATTTAGGAAAATTTTTAGAGTTTTTTATGTTTTGCTTGTGGTTTGTATACTTTTTTCTTGGCACAAGGATATTGGCTTAAATGTAGGTCAGTGGCTATTTATGAAAGATGGCAAGGATATAAATTTGCAAAATCAAGAGAGTGTGCCTACAAAAGAGATCTATGCTGGGCGATATAAGATATATATCTTAAGATCAGATACCGCCCAAATTTTAAAAATTCCAAAGAGTTAATCTACTCTTGATATTTTAATTGTAACTCTTTAGCATCTTTTTTTGGTGTAAAAAATGCTACACCTTTGCCAAAGAATAGCTCAATGCCCTCAGCCTCATTTATAAGTCTTGTGCCACTTGCTGATGGAGCGTTTTTAAGCTCGTGTTTTTTACCATTTGCGTCTATAAATATCGCAGTATCAAACATATCGCTTGATGTCGCACTAACTTTATAGTTTGGATTGTTTACATCGGTAAATATTATGGTTTGCATTTTATTTGGCATTTGGTGTACCGTTTTCATATCTGCCTTATTTGTTGTGGCACAACCGCTAATCATCGCGACCACACCTAGTGCTAATAGAAACTTTCTCATTTTCTCTCCTTTGAAATCGTTTGTGTATTATGCCTAAAATTTATAAATTTAACCATTTAAAATTTTTCTAACCGCAAGACTTGCCAAATTTAGCCCAAAAATAGCAGTTACGCCCATAAAACTGCCAAGCACCTTACACCTTGGCTCTTCGGTTGAAAATACCACTTCAAAATCCCCTTTAAAGCCAGATTTTTTAAGCTCGGTTCTAAATTTTCTAGCCAAAGGATCGTTGTAGGTTTTCCAAACCGAAGCTACCTTAACCGCGGTTGCATCTATACGTTTTGCACCGCCCATTGAAGCGATTAGCTTGCTGCTAACCTTGTTTGCAAGTGCTACTTTTGCACTCATATCATCAATCGCGTCAATAACTAAATCAAACTCGCTAAAGTCAAAATTTTCTATAAATTCCGGCGTTATAAGCTCACAAATCGCCTCGATACTATCGTATCTTTTAGCAAACTCGCCAACCTTAACCGCACCCACCGCTTCGCTGTAAATTTGGCGATTTTGGTTTGTGATGTCAAAAATATCTTTATCTATGATGACGATTTTACCAACACCAGCACGAGCCAAAGCGTCAACACATATACCGCCAACTCCACCAACTCCGCAAACTAAAATTTTCGCATTTTCAAGCTTTGCAAAATCATCGCCAAATAGCCAACGCGAACGCGTAAATCTATCTATTTTATCCATTAAATGACCTTTTTAGAATTTCTAAGCTCTCATATGCTGTTAAGTCTAGTTTTATCGGTGTGATTGTTGCAAAACCGCTATTTATCTCGCTTAAGTCGCTTTTTGTATCTTGTGATATAAAATCAAGCTGGGCATTGCCTAGCCAAAAGTACTCAACTCCGCGTGGATTGCGGTTTAAAACCGCGTCGGTGCCGTATTTTCTATTTCCTGCTGGGACAACACGAAAGCCCTTAAAATCGCTTTTTGACACACTTGGAATATTTACGTTTAAAAACTGCCTTTGTGGCAGACTAAACTCATCATCAATTACCTTTTTAACGACGATTTTTACGATCTTGCGAGCTAGGTCAAAACCAAGCTCATTTAATGAGTTGTTTTTGTAAAATTGTGAAAATGCGATACTTTTTACACCTTGTAAAACACCCTCCATACACGCTCCGCACGTGCCAGAGTAGGTTATGTCCTCTCCTAAATTTGCTCCGTGATTTATGCCCGATATGATAATGTCTGGCTTTTTGTTATAAAGTGCGTGAAGTGCGAGATACACGCAGTCGCTCGGCGTTGCGTCATCAAGCTTGAAAAAATCATCATCAACCTTGATAAAACGAAGTGGTTTAGTTAGTGTTAAAGAGTGTGCACAAGCTGATTTTTCGGTACTTGGTGCTACTATTGTAACGTGAGTATTTTCTAGCTCTAAAAGTGCTTTCTTAAGCTCTAAAAGCCCTTGTGCTTCGTAGCCGTCATCGTTTGTTATTAAAATTTCTACCATTATATGCCTTGGAATTTTTAGCCAATTTTAGCATATATTTTTTATCGTTGTATCGCCATTTGCTACTTTTGCTAGAATTTTCACGTCACATAAACGCTCTATCATTACGGCGTTATCGTTGTGAATTAATGATTTTTCATCAAAATTATTTAACACTATCCCTTTTATTTTTATGTTCTCATTTTTTAGGTAGCTCGTGCTTAAAACGGCAGAGTTTATCGCTCCAAGATTTGAGTTTGAAACTAGCAAAACATCGCAGTTTAAATCTTTTATGAGATCAAGTTGCATAAACTCGCCAAACGGACAGACCACCCCGCCACTGCCCTCAATGATTAAAATTTCATATCTTTTTTCAAGCTCGTTTATCTTTTTTGCTATCTCATCTTTATTTGGCGTGAAATTTTCTATTTGTGCTGCTAAATGTGGCGAGTAGGCATCTTTAAAAGCGTAGCCAAACATAGCAAATATATCAGTTTTAAGCCCTGCAAAATCTCTTACAAATTTTGCGTCATCAGCGATTAATTTACCATTTTGAGTGTGAGAATTCCCACTTGCAAGTGGTTTAAAATACCCAACATTTACGCCCTTTTGTGCTAAGCTTTTAACGATTAAGGCACTCACATAAGTTTTACCCATATCCGTGCCTGTTGCTGTTATAAAAATTTTCAAAATTTCCCCTTTTTGGCTAAATTATACTAAAATAACAGCTTTTTAGGGGGGATTTTATGGATTTAGTAGAGCTTGATTTAAAACACATTTGGCACCCTTGTTCGCAAATGCACGATTACGAGAGTTTTAAGCCAATCGTTATAAAAAGAGCAAAAGGCGTCTATCTTTATGGTGAAAATGGCGAGTCCTACATTGACATTATTAGCTCGTGGTGGTGCAATCTTTTTGGTCATCTAAATGAAACGATAAACGAGAGTATAAAAGAGCAATTAAATCAGCTAGAACACGTCATTTTTGCAAATTTCACGCACGAAGGCGTTATAAAATTAGCTACTAATTTAGCCCAAATTTTACCAAATGGACTAACTAAGTTTAACTTTTCAGATAACGGCAGTTCGGCAGTTGAGAGTGCTTTAAAGATGGCATTTCAATTTCACGCTCAAACAAATAACGCTTCTAAAACAAAATTTATGTGCCTAAGCGAAGGTTATCACGGCGAAACTTTGGGTGCACTATCCGTCGGTGCTATGGATTTATACGCGAAAATTTATAAACCAATTTTAATTGAAACGATTCGCATAAAAGCACCAGATTGCTACCGCTGTGAGTTTGGCAAGTGTAGGGATAATTGCAACGCCGAGTGCTTTATTTACGCCGAGAGTGAGTTTGAAAAACACGCCAAATACACGGCAGCCATTATCGTTGAGCCACTTTTGCAAGGTGCGGCTGGTATGAGAATTTATCCGCCACTTTACCTTAAAAAACTACGCGAAATTTGCGATTTTTACGGCGTGATTTTAATCGCCGATGAGATAGCTACTGGCTTTGGTAGAACTGGGGCTATGTTTGCTTGTGAAAAAGCTAACATTAGTCCCGATATTATGGTGCTTTCAAAAGGGCTAACTGGTGGCTATATGCCAATGTCAGTTGTGGCAACAAAGCCAAAAATTTATGACGCATTTTACGCACCTTATAACGAACACAAGGCATTTATGCACTCGCACACTTACGCTGGTAATCCGCTAGGTTGTGCTGCCGCACTTGGTGTGATGAAAATTTTTAAAGAGCAAAACGCACTAAAAATCGCAAACGAGACGGCAAAGGTTTTAAATGAGCTAATATTAAAGGCGTTTAATAAGCATAAATTTGTAGGCGAAGTGCGAAGTATTGGGCTTATAAATGCCATTGAACTAGTTAAAGATAAGGGTAAAAAGCAGAGTTTTGACGCTAAACTTAGGTTGGGCTATGAAATTTACAAAGTCGCCTTAAAAAATGGGCTTTTGCTTCGCCCACTTGGCGATGTTTTGTATTTTAACCCACCGCTAAATATTACGCCAGATGAGTGTGAAAAAGCGGTAGAAATTTGCAAAAAAAGCATAGACGAGGTGCTAAAATGAAGCGTGTTGCCCTGCTGTTTGCTACCGAGATGTGGGAGAAGTTTTGTTTTTATGGTATGCGTTCAATCTTTGCACTTTTTATGGTGCATTTTTTGGGCATTAGTGAGACGCAGGCTGCGATTTATTATGGTGCGTTTTTGGCGTTTAGCTATCTTACGCCCATTTTTGGTGGATTTATTGCTGATAAAATTTTAGGCTATCACAAAAGTGTGATTTTAGGCTGTGCCTTGCTTTGTGCTTCGCAGCTTTTGTTTTTTATATCAGCTTGTGGCGTTAAAAGTGCCTTTTTATCGCTTCTAGCCGTGATTTTTGTAATGTTAGGTAACGGCTTTTTTAAGCCAAGTATCACTGCACTTTTGGGTATAAAATCGCAAAATTTAAACGTTGATGCGGTATTTAGTTCGTATTATTTTTTCTTAAACCTTGGCGTTTTGCTTGGCTCATTTATCGTGCCGTTTTTTGGTGATGTTGTAAATGAGGGTGGGCGTGATATAAGTGCCTTTAAATGGGGCTTTTTATCGGCATTTTTAGCTCAGCTTTTAGGGCTTATTATTTTTACTTTGTTTAGCAAAGATGAGGGCTATAAAAAAGATGAAATTTATATAAATTTTAACGTTAGAAATTTCATCATTTGCACGGCAATTTTTACTGTAATTTTTGCCATATTATCGGCATTTAGTGGCGATAATTTTATAAAAAGCTACGTTTATCCAGCCATTTACTCGCTTGGTATTAGTTTAGCAGTTTATATTTTGCTTGATAAAAGCCTAAGTAAAAGCGAAAAACAGGGTGTTTGGCTCATTTTTATTAGTGCGATTTTTATCGTATTTTTTTGGGCTACTTTTGAACAAGCAGGCTCATCGCTCGTGTTTATTGCAAATAATCAAATGGATAGAAATTTATTTGGTTTTAATATCCCACCAGCGATGATAGCGATGTTTAATCCACTTTTTGTGCTAATGCTTTCGTTTGTATTCTCTGCAATTTACATAAAAACACCAAATTTTAGC comes from the Campylobacter mucosalis genome and includes:
- a CDS encoding coproporphyrinogen III oxidase family protein; translation: MNFKNIIESFAVNYAHKSIQKSLYNEFNIKILNDNQTYIKTPDPKKSYMLYAHVPFCHTFCPYCSFHKYHYEQELAKIYFENLRTEMRQIKDAGFDFSSMYVGGGTTLINEPELEKTLILAKELFNITEISAESDPNHISLESLTRFNGLIDRLSVGVQSFDDDILKKVGRYEKFGSAKEVQKRLEKAIGMLPVISLDLIFNLPNQTREQLINDINVAKAVSPEQITLYPLMKSELTRENIARSLGVSSVDNEREFYEIIVSEFAKGGYYQSNAWAFSNQSSADMRDEYVGSNHEYVGIGSGAFSFLNGELIINAFNLLEYGRKVKEGKSTVIAKCGFSKKERLKYIFLTELFDGCVDVAKYNSNNNANIHKELFVELNLLKIVNAIYEENGCIKPTFFGRYICLVLMRDFYAGMDKVRALFKDDARIKRGKNLHVMSENTEVDYEQVVSRPKVAI
- a CDS encoding tRNA threonylcarbamoyladenosine dehydratase — protein: MDKIDRFTRSRWLFGDDFAKLENAKILVCGVGGVGGICVDALARAGVGKIVIIDKDIFDITNQNRQIYSEAVGAVKVGEFAKRYDSIEAICELITPEFIENFDFSEFDLVIDAIDDMSAKVALANKVSSKLIASMGGAKRIDATAVKVASVWKTYNDPLARKFRTELKKSGFKGDFEVVFSTEEPRCKVLGSFMGVTAIFGLNLASLAVRKILNG
- the surE gene encoding 5'/3'-nucleotidase SurE, which encodes MVEILITNDDGYEAQGLLELKKALLELENTHVTIVAPSTEKSACAHSLTLTKPLRFIKVDDDFFKLDDATPSDCVYLALHALYNKKPDIIISGINHGANLGEDITYSGTCGACMEGVLQGVKSIAFSQFYKNNSLNELGFDLARKIVKIVVKKVIDDEFSLPQRQFLNVNIPSVSKSDFKGFRVVPAGNRKYGTDAVLNRNPRGVEYFWLGNAQLDFISQDTKSDLSEINSGFATITPIKLDLTAYESLEILKRSFNG
- the bioD gene encoding dethiobiotin synthase; protein product: MKIFITATGTDMGKTYVSALIVKSLAQKGVNVGYFKPLASGNSHTQNGKLIADDAKFVRDFAGLKTDIFAMFGYAFKDAYSPHLAAQIENFTPNKDEIAKKINELEKRYEILIIEGSGGVVCPFGEFMQLDLIKDLNCDVLLVSNSNLGAINSAVLSTSYLKNENIKIKGIVLNNFDEKSLIHNDNAVMIERLCDVKILAKVANGDTTIKNIC
- the bioA gene encoding adenosylmethionine--8-amino-7-oxononanoate transaminase, translating into MDLVELDLKHIWHPCSQMHDYESFKPIVIKRAKGVYLYGENGESYIDIISSWWCNLFGHLNETINESIKEQLNQLEHVIFANFTHEGVIKLATNLAQILPNGLTKFNFSDNGSSAVESALKMAFQFHAQTNNASKTKFMCLSEGYHGETLGALSVGAMDLYAKIYKPILIETIRIKAPDCYRCEFGKCRDNCNAECFIYAESEFEKHAKYTAAIIVEPLLQGAAGMRIYPPLYLKKLREICDFYGVILIADEIATGFGRTGAMFACEKANISPDIMVLSKGLTGGYMPMSVVATKPKIYDAFYAPYNEHKAFMHSHTYAGNPLGCAAALGVMKIFKEQNALKIANETAKVLNELILKAFNKHKFVGEVRSIGLINAIELVKDKGKKQSFDAKLRLGYEIYKVALKNGLLLRPLGDVLYFNPPLNITPDECEKAVEICKKSIDEVLK
- a CDS encoding peptide MFS transporter, which translates into the protein MKRVALLFATEMWEKFCFYGMRSIFALFMVHFLGISETQAAIYYGAFLAFSYLTPIFGGFIADKILGYHKSVILGCALLCASQLLFFISACGVKSAFLSLLAVIFVMLGNGFFKPSITALLGIKSQNLNVDAVFSSYYFFLNLGVLLGSFIVPFFGDVVNEGGRDISAFKWGFLSAFLAQLLGLIIFTLFSKDEGYKKDEIYINFNVRNFIICTAIFTVIFAILSAFSGDNFIKSYVYPAIYSLGISLAVYILLDKSLSKSEKQGVWLIFISAIFIVFFWATFEQAGSSLVFIANNQMDRNLFGFNIPPAMIAMFNPLFVLMLSFVFSAIYIKTPNFSGLDKQAFGLVLLGFSYLIIAFNVKNLGQNLLDIKWFILLYFLQTCAEMLISPIGFALVAKFSPKRILGLMFGLFYLANAAGYALSGTLAALMPPTADKFNKAHALGIDLNAVLNGKTNANELEILRANSIPTAYPEIFNIQITSLYEFFMLFFVLCAFGGALLFFVNKICYNQPKING